One genomic window of Geodermatophilus sp. DSM 44513 includes the following:
- a CDS encoding Fic/DOC family N-terminal domain-containing protein encodes MQVERFAASPVGHLERIRGTDGRTGREYDHFAFIPDPLDDEPALSVQTWRAVSRAGHALGRLLQAGRQVPQPGLLRRPTLRREAQSTSALEGTFAPLEDVLAADAADEIPLSVELAEVLNYVQTAEYGFAEVADGRPLGVAMVEDMQGRLARGTHADTEQAGHIRTIQVAIGETTSSSLESARYVPPPPGEELQRSLRDLLDWTNNSRTERRDPVVSAAMAHYQFEALHPFNDGNGRIGRLLVVLQLIQDGALEDPLLSISPWFEQRRRNYQDRLFEVSASGDWDGWVRFFAEGIEFSALDTAVRVDRLLRVQEAYAHRLRDVGASGLIRDLAESLIAYPYIDVSRTATRLNSTFQTVNKAVARLVRLGILRERTGRSYGRLFEAPGVLEVLTAREVLRTGDITR; translated from the coding sequence GTGCAGGTCGAGCGCTTCGCCGCGTCACCAGTCGGTCACTTGGAGAGGATCCGCGGGACCGACGGACGGACCGGTCGCGAGTACGACCACTTCGCCTTCATCCCCGATCCGCTGGACGACGAGCCGGCGCTATCTGTCCAGACATGGCGGGCCGTGAGCCGTGCCGGCCACGCGCTTGGGCGCCTCCTGCAAGCCGGACGGCAGGTGCCTCAACCGGGGCTGCTCCGGCGCCCAACGCTTCGACGTGAGGCCCAGAGCACCTCAGCACTCGAAGGGACCTTCGCACCTCTGGAGGACGTGCTTGCAGCCGATGCAGCTGATGAGATTCCCCTCTCGGTTGAGCTTGCAGAAGTCCTCAACTACGTACAGACCGCCGAGTACGGCTTTGCCGAGGTCGCAGATGGACGTCCCTTGGGGGTCGCCATGGTGGAAGACATGCAGGGCCGGCTCGCCCGCGGCACGCACGCTGACACCGAACAAGCCGGACACATCCGCACCATCCAAGTGGCCATCGGTGAGACCACCTCATCGAGCTTGGAAAGCGCACGCTATGTCCCGCCTCCGCCTGGAGAGGAGCTGCAACGGTCCCTCCGCGACCTACTTGACTGGACCAACAACTCCCGCACCGAACGCCGTGACCCGGTGGTCTCCGCGGCCATGGCCCACTATCAGTTCGAGGCCCTGCACCCCTTCAATGACGGCAACGGCCGCATCGGCCGCCTGCTCGTCGTCTTACAGCTCATCCAGGACGGTGCGCTCGAGGACCCGCTGTTGAGCATCTCTCCATGGTTCGAGCAGCGTCGCCGGAACTACCAGGACCGCCTCTTCGAGGTCAGCGCCAGCGGTGACTGGGACGGATGGGTGCGATTTTTTGCCGAGGGCATCGAGTTCTCAGCCCTCGACACCGCGGTTCGAGTCGACCGCCTGCTTCGGGTGCAGGAGGCCTATGCCCACAGGCTCCGGGACGTTGGCGCATCCGGGCTGATCCGGGACCTGGCCGAGTCCTTGATCGCCTACCCGTACATCGATGTGTCCCGGACGGCGACCCGCCTCAACAGCACGTTCCAGACAGTGAACAAAGCCGTGGCACGTCTGGTGAGACTCGGCATACTCCGCGAGAGAACTGGTCGCTCCTATGGCCGCCTCTTCGAAGCGCCCGGCGTCCTTGAGGTCCTCACCGCTCGTGAGGTGCTCCGAACAGGAGACATCACACGCTGA
- a CDS encoding alpha/beta fold hydrolase: protein MTAPLSLTRTGIGEPLLLLHGMGSSRRDFAAVVEDLAGTFDVLDVDLPGVGGSPALDGRPTVAAITDAVERTLDAQGAGRVHVLGDSLGARVALELAVRRRARSVVAIAPSGLNLPRERVVQGGGMALARVALRAGRPLVTRLSRSPAGRTALLAPLKARPWSTSAEEAAGAREGFADSRAFWRTLLWGLLLDVPRGLRRIDCPVTLVQGVADWVASGQTARYRPLVPRSRFVPLAWAGHAPQSDRPRTITRLVRETVRAANRPTPGPAHRDEAPGVATAADLAAGRARHRPPERTATAR, encoded by the coding sequence GTGACCGCACCGCTCTCCCTCACCCGGACCGGCATCGGGGAGCCCCTGCTGCTGCTCCACGGCATGGGCAGTTCCCGCCGTGACTTCGCCGCCGTCGTCGAGGACCTCGCGGGGACCTTCGACGTGCTGGACGTCGACCTGCCCGGCGTCGGCGGCTCACCGGCCCTGGACGGCCGGCCCACGGTGGCCGCCATCACCGACGCGGTCGAGCGGACCCTCGACGCGCAGGGCGCCGGCCGGGTGCACGTGCTCGGCGACTCCCTCGGCGCCCGGGTGGCACTGGAGTTGGCCGTGCGCAGGCGGGCGCGGTCGGTGGTCGCGATCGCGCCGTCGGGGCTGAACCTGCCGCGGGAGCGGGTGGTGCAGGGCGGGGGGATGGCGCTGGCGCGGGTCGCCCTGCGCGCCGGGAGGCCACTGGTGACCCGGCTGTCCCGCTCCCCGGCCGGGCGCACCGCGCTGCTGGCGCCGCTCAAGGCGCGCCCGTGGAGCACGTCGGCCGAGGAGGCCGCCGGGGCCCGTGAGGGCTTCGCCGACTCCCGCGCCTTCTGGCGCACCCTGCTGTGGGGGTTGCTGCTGGACGTGCCGAGGGGCCTGCGCCGCATCGACTGCCCGGTCACCCTGGTCCAGGGGGTGGCCGACTGGGTCGCCTCGGGCCAGACGGCGCGCTACCGGCCGCTGGTGCCGCGGTCCCGGTTCGTGCCGCTGGCCTGGGCCGGGCACGCCCCGCAGTCCGACCGGCCACGGACGATCACCCGGCTCGTGCGGGAGACGGTCCGTGCGGCCAACCGGCCGACGCCCGGACCCGCGCACCGGGACGAGGCGCCGGGCGTCGCGACGGCAGCGGACCTGGCGGCCGGCCGGGCCCGGCACCGGCCTCCGGAGCGGACGGCGACGGCCCGCTAA
- the codB gene encoding cytosine permease, whose amino-acid sequence MTAARTAASPADVVDPDYPVTPVPAHARKSFFSIAVVLLGFTVFTPTMLAGATLGPAFAFDDLVLVILAGSLVLGGYVAVMGWIGARTGLTTVVMARYTLGTRGAKLASILLGGTQIGWYGVVVGTIGDLTAQALDWRSYGARAAVMVGTSALMCLTAYWGYRGMYWVSLVSTPLILVLAFWVVGRSLQEVGGLQGLTGVQPTGSMAVAVAITTVVGTFVSAGTQAPNWTRFARRGSHAVWACVVGFLVGNGLMVFFGAIGALTFGEGDFVLVLYQLGLVGWGLVLLFGNLWKSNADTAYAFGVAGAELFDRPSKGPFVVGGAVIGTALALTGVQNHLVEYLGLLGTFIPPLGGVIIGDFLARWRRRGVPAGTVPPLVRWPNLLAYAVAASLAWLSAELGTGIPPVIGIVVAIGLSMGLSRVGSPAGADR is encoded by the coding sequence GTGACCGCCGCCCGGACCGCGGCGTCCCCGGCCGACGTCGTCGACCCCGACTACCCGGTCACGCCGGTCCCGGCGCACGCGCGGAAGTCGTTCTTCTCGATCGCGGTCGTGCTCCTCGGCTTCACCGTGTTCACCCCGACCATGCTGGCCGGTGCCACGCTGGGGCCGGCGTTCGCCTTCGACGACCTCGTGCTCGTCATCCTCGCCGGGTCGCTGGTCCTCGGCGGCTACGTGGCCGTGATGGGCTGGATCGGCGCGCGCACGGGCCTCACCACCGTGGTCATGGCCCGCTACACGCTGGGCACCCGCGGGGCGAAGCTCGCCTCGATCCTGCTGGGCGGCACGCAGATCGGCTGGTACGGCGTCGTCGTCGGCACCATCGGCGACCTGACCGCGCAGGCGCTGGACTGGCGGTCCTACGGTGCCCGCGCCGCGGTCATGGTCGGCACCAGCGCGCTGATGTGCCTCACCGCCTACTGGGGCTACCGCGGCATGTACTGGGTGTCGCTGGTCTCCACCCCGCTCATCCTCGTGCTGGCGTTCTGGGTGGTCGGCCGGTCGCTGCAGGAGGTCGGCGGCCTGCAGGGGCTGACCGGGGTGCAGCCGACCGGGTCGATGGCCGTCGCCGTGGCGATCACCACCGTCGTCGGCACGTTCGTGTCCGCCGGCACCCAGGCCCCCAACTGGACCCGGTTCGCCCGGCGCGGCTCGCACGCGGTGTGGGCCTGCGTCGTCGGCTTCCTCGTCGGCAACGGGCTCATGGTGTTCTTCGGCGCGATCGGGGCGCTGACCTTCGGCGAGGGCGACTTCGTGCTCGTCCTGTACCAGCTCGGGCTGGTCGGCTGGGGTCTGGTGCTGCTGTTCGGGAACCTGTGGAAGAGCAACGCCGACACCGCCTACGCCTTCGGCGTGGCCGGGGCCGAGCTGTTCGACCGGCCGAGCAAGGGCCCCTTCGTGGTCGGCGGTGCGGTGATCGGCACCGCGCTCGCCCTGACCGGGGTGCAGAACCACCTCGTCGAGTACCTGGGACTGCTCGGGACGTTCATCCCGCCGCTCGGAGGCGTGATCATCGGCGACTTCCTCGCCCGCTGGCGGCGCCGCGGCGTGCCGGCCGGCACCGTGCCGCCGCTGGTGCGCTGGCCCAACCTGCTGGCCTACGCGGTGGCCGCGTCCCTCGCGTGGCTCAGCGCCGAGCTCGGCACCGGCATCCCGCCGGTCATCGGCATCGTGGTCGCCATCGGCCTGTCGATGGGGCTGTCCCGCGTCGGCTCCCCGGCGGGTGCGGATCGCTGA
- a CDS encoding nucleoside deaminase, which produces MTTPAPPTVPPDLTAEERDRFLLGLAVDQARTGWEEGGVPIGAVLVDGDRVLAVGRNRRVQMGSAIRHGETDCIERAGRLSAGVYRRSTLYTTLSPCFMCAGTALLYEIPRVVVGENRSFQVSEELLRSHGVQVDVLDDPDCRALMARMLTERPELWAEDIGEQA; this is translated from the coding sequence GCCCCGCCGACCGTCCCGCCCGACCTGACCGCGGAGGAGCGCGACCGCTTCCTCCTCGGCCTGGCCGTCGACCAGGCCCGCACCGGCTGGGAGGAGGGGGGCGTCCCGATCGGGGCGGTCCTGGTGGACGGCGACCGGGTGCTGGCCGTGGGCCGCAACCGCCGCGTGCAGATGGGCAGCGCCATCCGGCACGGGGAGACCGACTGCATCGAGCGGGCGGGTCGGCTGTCCGCGGGGGTCTACCGCCGCAGCACCCTCTACACGACCCTCTCGCCCTGCTTCATGTGCGCGGGGACGGCGCTGCTCTACGAGATCCCGCGCGTCGTCGTCGGGGAGAACCGCAGCTTCCAGGTCTCGGAGGAGCTGCTGCGGTCGCACGGCGTGCAGGTCGACGTCCTCGACGACCCGGACTGCCGGGCGCTCATGGCGCGGATGCTCACCGAACGCCCCGAGCTGTGGGCCGAGGACATCGGCGAGCAGGCGTGA